The DNA sequence GAACTGACCGAGCCCGGTGAGGTGCCGGTCGTGGTGCGGGAGCGGGTGAACGCCAGCATCGTGGTCGCGCAGCGGGTCGAGCTGCGGGACAACGCCGGGGCTCGGCTGGTCGGCCGGCGCGGAAGCGACGACGGTGTGCTGCGGTGGGACGTGGTGTTCGATGCCGGCCTGGATCCGCAGGATCCGATGCTGCGCGACCTGGCCGAAGCGGCCCTGGCCGAGCTGCGCAGCGGGTGGGGGGTCTGAGCGCCCCTGCTCGGTCGGCGCCTCGGCGACGGTCGGCTCCGGCGGGGCCCCGGCGGTGGATCCGCTCCGGCGGAGGCGACCCGACGGCGCTGGTAAGGTCCCCGTCGCGCCCGGGAGGGTCCTTCCCGCGTAGCTCAATTGGCAGAGCAGCCGGCTGTTAACCGGCAGGTTACTGGTTCGAGTCCAGTCGCGGGAGCAACGTCGTCGCAGGTCAGCGCAGCTGACCTGCGGCCGGCCGGGGAGGCGCCGGCAGGCGCTCGATCCCGGGGTGCGGCACTTCCGCCGCGGTACGCGCTATCGGCGGCGGTCATTGACAGTCAGCCGACGGGCGGGCCACCGTACGGCCGCTCGGTCCTGGCCGCCGGTACGGCGTTGCGACTGGGCCGCCGCCGCGTCGACTGGAGGTTCCTGTGAGCCGTGAGTTCGTCCAGGGCAAGGTCACCCTGGTGACCGGAGCCGGCTCGGGTATCGGCCGGGCGACTGCCCTGCTGCTGGCCGAGGAAGGTGCCTCGTTCGTCGCCGTCGCCGACACCAACCTGGCCGGCGCGCAGCAGACGGCCGACGAGGTGGAAGCCTTCGGCGCCAAGGCGATCCCGGTGCAGTGCGACGTGAGCGACGATGCGGCGGTGACGGCCCTGGTGGACCGCGTCGTGGCCGCCGCAGGCAGGCTCGACGCCGCCGTCAACTGTGCTGGAGTCCAGGGTCCGCACGATCCGGTCGCCGATGTCACCGACGACGACTGGCGACGCGTCGTCGCGGTGAACCTCGACGGCACCTTCTACTGCATGCGCGCCGAGTTGCGCGCCATGGCCGACCACAGCGGTTGCTCGATCGTCAACATCAGTTCCGCGGTCGCGGTCGACCCGATCCCCAACATGGGCGCCTACAACGCGACGAAAGCAGCGGTGAATGCGCTGACCCGGTCCACCGCGGCGGAGTGCCTGGGCCGAGGAATCCGCGTCAACGCGGTCATGCCCTCGGGGATCAAGACCGGGATGATGGCCCAGATGGCCGAGACCGAAGAGGGGCGTGCGACCATCGCGGCGCGCCTGACCATGGGACGGATGGCCGAGCCGCGGGAGCTTGCCGAGGCAGTCGTCTGGCTGTGTTCGTCCGGTGCGGGCTGGGTCACCGGGCTGACGATGCTCGTCGACGGCGGCTCGCACGCCTTCCGCTCCTGAGGCCGGGCGCCACGGTTCTGACATCGCCGCAACACCCGATCGAGGAGGATGACGTGGCCGGGCCCATCGCCACCTACTACCAGCGACTGGACGACGTCGACGTGGAGGGATGCGTGGCCCTGGTCGCCGACGATGTCCTCTGTGTCCGACAGCTTCCCGGGCCGGACGGCGTACCCACCCTGCAGCCGACCCGGGGCAAGGACGAGTTACGGCAGTTCATCGTCGACCGGGGCAAGCGGCCGTACCGGCACACGATCGTCCTCGAGTTCGGCGAAGGCGATCAACTGTGCGCCGAAGGCGTGGTCCGGGGGACACCAGGTTTCGCCTCCTTGTTTGTGGCGCGCGCGACGCTCAACGACGCCGGACTGATCACCCGGCTGGTTGCGGTCGGTTCGCAGTGCACCGAGGCGGAGTTGGTCGAGTATGCCTAGCGTCGCCGGTATCGCCTTGTCGCACCACGGGTACCGGCCGTACGGGTGGTCCCGGTGAAGGTCGGACTGTCCCTGCTGCCGACGGACCGCGGCGTACGGCCCGACGACCTCGGCCGCCTGGCCGAGGATCACCGGTTCGAGTCCGTCTGGTTCGGTGATCACTCCCACATCCCGGTCGACCGCCGTACGCCGTGGCCCGGCGGAGCGACGCTGCCGGCCGCGTACTACCGCATGCTGGCTCCCGTCGTCGCGATGGCCGTCGCCGCCGCGGCGACGTCGCAGCTGCGGGTCGGTTCCGGTGTCGCCCTGGTCGCTCAACGCGATCCGCTGCATCTCGCCAAGGAGATCGCCAGCGTCGACTACCTGTCCGGCGGACGGGTTCTGGTCGGGATCGGCGCGGGCTGGAACGTCGAGGAGATGGCCAACCACGGCACGGCGGCCGCGGAACGGTTCGCGATCCTCGAGGAACGCGTCGCGGCGATGAAGGCGATCTGGACCCAGGACGAGGCGGAGTTTCACGGCAGGTACGTCGACTTCGACCCGATCTATGCCTGGCCGAAACCCGTGCAACGTCCACACCCTCCGATCCACGTCCCCGATCCGGACCGCCCGGCGGCCTTCGCCGGGCGGTCCGGATCGGGGACGGCTGGATGCCGATGGCGAATCGTGGCGGCACCGACATCCGGGCGCAGCTCGCCCTGCTGCCGCAGGTCGCCGAGGAGTTCGGGCGGTCGCTGGACGGGTTCGAGGTCACCGTGTTCATCGCGCCGCTGGACGCCGAGGTCCTGGCGGACCTGGCGCAGGCCGGGGTGAACCGGGTCGTGTTCAGTGTCGGAGAACGTGATTGGGCGGCGGCCAAGGATCTCGTGACCGAGATCTCCGCAGTCGCCGGCCGCGCCGGTCTCGCGTTCGACGGGGCGGACTCGTGAGCCGGCTGCGGCCCATACCGCCGCAGGAACTCGACGCCCGGCAACAGCAGGTGTACGACGCCATCACCACCGGCCCGCGCGGGCTGGTGGTCGACGATGTCGGTGCGTTGCGGGGCCCGTTCGACCCCATGCTGCGGCTGCCGGCCGTCGGCCTGCCGTTGCAGGAGGTCGGCGCCCAACTCCGCTTCTTCGGCGACCTGCCCGACGACATTCGCGAGCTGACCGTCCTCGTGGTGGCTCGGGAGTGGCGGTGCGCGCTGGAGTGGCGCGTCCACGCCGGTTTCGCCGTGGCACAGGGCATTCCCGAGGCGGCGGTCGCGGCAATCCGCCGCGGCGAGCGCCCCGACCTGGCCGACCCGCGCCTGACCCTCGTCCACGACGCGGTCCGGGAGTTTCTGGACAGCAAGCGACTGGCCGAGTCGACGTACGACGCGCTGCGCGCGCTGCTGGGCGAGACCGGAGTGGTCGAACTGATCCTCGTCGTGGGCTATTACGCGATGCTGGGGGGCCTGCTCGGCGGCTTGGAGATCGGCGCCGACTGGACCGACCAGTAGCTCCCGGCCGGCCTGACCAGCGCCCGGACGCCGCTGCTGCCATCATGCGAGCGTGACGCCCGCCGACCGCGACCTCCCGATCCTCGACCCGGCGAACTCGCCGGCCGAGCCCCGGCTCCCGCTCGTGGATCCGGGGTCCGACCTGGGATCGCAGCGGCCGTTGCCGTCGCCCGACGCTCAGGTGCCGTACACGCTGCGGGTGCTGGCCGGATACGCCTGGCGCCTGGTTGCGGTGCTGCTCGCGCTGTGGATGCTGGGACAGGTCGTCGGGGCGATCACGTCCGTCCTGGTGTCGGTGTTCGTGGGCGGCGTGATCACGGCACTGACGCTTCCGTTGGTCAACCTGCTGGACAAGGTGATGCCGCGGGCACTCGCCGTGGCGGCCACGATCATCCTGACCTTCGTGCTCGTGGTGGGTGCGCTGTCGTTCATCACGTTGCAGTTCATCAACCAGATACCGCAACTGAGCCAGCAGTTGCAGGACGGCTTCAACTCGTTCCAGGAATGGCTGGAAACCGGACCGCTGAAGCTGGATGCCGCGCAGATCACCCAGTACCTGGACCAGGCCCGGGAGTGGGTGACCAGCAACGCCGGCAATCTGGCGACCGGGGTGCTCGGCGGGCTGGGCACGGTGGGCGGTCTGCTGACGGGGCTCGCCGTCGCGGTCTTCGCCGCGGTGTTCTTCCTGTACGACGGTCAGCGGATGTGGGCGTGGCTGGTCGGTACCACACCACGCCGTGCCCAGGACCGGGTCGACACGTCGGGGCAGGTTGCCTGGCAGACGTTCTCCGGCTACGCCCGCGGCACCGTGATCATCGCGTTGACCAACGCCATCCTGGTCGGCATCGCCCTGACGATCCTGCGGGTACCACTGCCGATCCCGTTGGCGCTGCTGGTCTTCGTCGGCTCGTTCATCCCGTACGTCGGGGCGCCGATCGCGATGTTCCTGGCCGGCCTCGTCGCCTTCGCCGCCAACGGCATCTGGTCGTTCGTCCTGGTGATCATCCTGATCACCCTGATCGGCCAGCTGGAAGGCAACGTCCTGCAGCCGCTGGTCATGAGCAAGCAGGTGTCGCTGCACCCGTTGGTGGTGATCGTGGGAGTGATCGCCGGAAGCGCCTCGATGGGGATCATCGGGGCGATCGTCGCGGTGCCGGTCATCGGCGTGGTCTGGTCGATCCTGCGGTACCTGACCGGCCGCGATCCGGACAACCCGAAGGCGAAGCCGTTCACCACCGAGCCGCTACGCCGGGTCGCCGGCGACTCCTGGTAGACCCCGGCAGCTCCTGGTAGACCGGCGGCTCAAGATGTGAGGGGCATCACGCCGCCATTCAGGTGATGTCGGCAAGCGAACGGCGGTGAGGCACCGAAGGCTTGTGGTGCCAGACGCAGGGGTTCTGGCCGCCGGTGGGGCCCTCACCCGCATCGGACCAACGCCCCCATCGCCAGCTGCCGCCGGCGATGGGGGCGTTCTGCATGTCGGCCGGCCAGCTGCGGCCAGGCGGGTCCGGCCACCGGTGAGGCACTGACGGCCTGCCCTGGCGGGCCGTCAGCGGAACCGCTGCGCGCACCCCGTTCGTATACTGCGAGCGCCGTGCCGACTCGGTCAGCCGCGAGCTGTCCGCCAGACGCGCGAGCGCACGCCGTACGGCGGACTCACCGCCGGCGGGCCGCGTCTGCTGGTGACGAATGGGGCCCGCCGACGACACCCTGGAGGACCACTGCCTCGCGTCGCGGCCCGGATCGTCCTGGTGGTCGCCGCGCTCGCCGTCGTGGGGGTGGCCGTCGTCGTACTGGCGCTGCACCCCGATCCGCTGGCAGCAGCCACCGGGCCGGCGCCGTCACCGAGTGGCGCGACGGCGGAGCCCGCGGCGTCGCCGGCCCCGGCCGGCTCGCGGCCGGCGCCCGGCATCGGCGCCGGCACTATGAAGCGGACGGTCTTCCTCGGCGACTCGATCACGTTCGGCGACGGCGGTGCGACCTCGGGCAGTCCCGGGCCGCTGTCGTGGTTCACCAGCCTCGTCAACGACCCGCGGTCGCCCCTGGTCTTCGAAGGGGCCATTGCCGAGATCGGACGGAGCAGCAGCTGGATGCTGAGCCAGGTCGACGCCGCGCTGGCCCTGAAGCCGGACTGGCTGGTCGTCCTGGGCGGCACCAACGACATCGGCGGGCTGACCCCGGAGCAGATCATCGGCAACCTTCGTGCCATCGCGAAGAAGGCCCAGAAGGCCGGAGTCACGGTTGCCGTGGCCACGTTGCCGCCGCGTGAGGCAGCGGACGCGAACGCCGAGACGCTCGCCGTGAACGCCCTCATCCATGGCCTGGACGCCGACGGAGTGGTCGTGCTCGACACCTTCGCTGCGGTCGCCGACGACAACGGCGACTGGGAGTCCGGGCTGACCGGCGACGGCATCCACCCGACGGTCGAAGGGGCGCGGCTGATGGGCCTGCGGGCGCTGCTGGAACTCATCGGCCAGCCGCAGGCCCGCGACGCCGCGCTGCCGAGTTCGTCCTCGACGTCCTCCGCGAGCCCCAGCACCGCGACGTCGTCCGCCCGGCCGGGTAGCAGCTCGGCGCGCAGTACGTCGACCGCCCGTTCGTCGTCCTCGGCCAGCGCGACGTCGACCGCGCGTTAGGGACGTCGGCAACGAGTCGGCCACCGGTTAGCCTGTGGCGGCCCGGGGCGGTAGCTCAGCTGGTCAGAGCGGCGGACTCATAATCCGACAGGTCGTCGGTTCGATCCCGACCCGCCCCACTCGCCGAATCGCCGGTTTCCGCAGACCAGGAGCCAGGTTGTCGCGGTGCTCGGACGGAGCGAAATAACCTTCGCGCTGCCCGTGTGACCTGTCTGTGACCTCGCGGCCTCGTCCAGGGCGGTCGCTACCGAGTCCAGCGTCGAATCCCACAGGTGGCCGTAGGTGTCCAGCGTGAGCGTCGCCGACGAGTGGTGGGGCTCCTGCGGCGTGTGGGTGACGTGCCGTTTCTGCCCAGTCGCCCCCGGGTAGAGGGGGTCGTGGCTACGGGGTCGACCGTTCGGAGAGGATCGCGA is a window from the Actinomycetota bacterium genome containing:
- a CDS encoding SDR family oxidoreductase, with protein sequence MEVPVSREFVQGKVTLVTGAGSGIGRATALLLAEEGASFVAVADTNLAGAQQTADEVEAFGAKAIPVQCDVSDDAAVTALVDRVVAAAGRLDAAVNCAGVQGPHDPVADVTDDDWRRVVAVNLDGTFYCMRAELRAMADHSGCSIVNISSAVAVDPIPNMGAYNATKAAVNALTRSTAAECLGRGIRVNAVMPSGIKTGMMAQMAETEEGRATIAARLTMGRMAEPRELAEAVVWLCSSGAGWVTGLTMLVDGGSHAFRS
- a CDS encoding nuclear transport factor 2 family protein, which translates into the protein MAGPIATYYQRLDDVDVEGCVALVADDVLCVRQLPGPDGVPTLQPTRGKDELRQFIVDRGKRPYRHTIVLEFGEGDQLCAEGVVRGTPGFASLFVARATLNDAGLITRLVAVGSQCTEAELVEYA
- a CDS encoding carboxymuconolactone decarboxylase family protein, coding for MSRLRPIPPQELDARQQQVYDAITTGPRGLVVDDVGALRGPFDPMLRLPAVGLPLQEVGAQLRFFGDLPDDIRELTVLVVAREWRCALEWRVHAGFAVAQGIPEAAVAAIRRGERPDLADPRLTLVHDAVREFLDSKRLAESTYDALRALLGETGVVELILVVGYYAMLGGLLGGLEIGADWTDQ
- a CDS encoding AI-2E family transporter, producing MTPADRDLPILDPANSPAEPRLPLVDPGSDLGSQRPLPSPDAQVPYTLRVLAGYAWRLVAVLLALWMLGQVVGAITSVLVSVFVGGVITALTLPLVNLLDKVMPRALAVAATIILTFVLVVGALSFITLQFINQIPQLSQQLQDGFNSFQEWLETGPLKLDAAQITQYLDQAREWVTSNAGNLATGVLGGLGTVGGLLTGLAVAVFAAVFFLYDGQRMWAWLVGTTPRRAQDRVDTSGQVAWQTFSGYARGTVIIALTNAILVGIALTILRVPLPIPLALLVFVGSFIPYVGAPIAMFLAGLVAFAANGIWSFVLVIILITLIGQLEGNVLQPLVMSKQVSLHPLVVIVGVIAGSASMGIIGAIVAVPVIGVVWSILRYLTGRDPDNPKAKPFTTEPLRRVAGDSW